In Prosthecochloris sp. GSB1, the following proteins share a genomic window:
- a CDS encoding DUF3298 and DUF4163 domain-containing protein produces MSNRLLRVFLPPLFGIFLVSAMACGAKNDGPEAAEGDIAGVSDTLAYAMKRVEKIYNEGKNPGDKDSYCRCSWPVFSGGSGVEAINRQVHAWIADSTSLGPGKGAPIEDLAERFLAEYDSFRKEFDTAVSYQFDLEASVVLDRPGLLTVDLSVQSYTGGAHGNSMTRYLVFDTRTGRRLGLVDVFREGFEGPLNRLIDRRYREMRSLSETERLDGEKGRLFENYIHFNDNFALTPEGVTFYYNNYEIAAYAFGPTVIAFSYGELADLVKPEFRKR; encoded by the coding sequence ATGAGCAACCGGTTACTGCGTGTTTTTCTGCCGCCGCTGTTCGGTATTTTTCTTGTTTCGGCGATGGCATGCGGCGCGAAAAACGACGGCCCAGAGGCCGCTGAAGGCGATATCGCGGGTGTTTCCGATACGCTTGCGTATGCAATGAAACGTGTCGAAAAAATCTATAACGAAGGGAAAAACCCTGGAGACAAAGATTCATACTGCCGCTGTTCCTGGCCCGTTTTTTCAGGCGGAAGCGGCGTGGAAGCCATAAACCGACAGGTCCATGCCTGGATTGCCGACAGCACATCCCTCGGACCCGGCAAGGGCGCGCCGATCGAGGATCTTGCGGAACGGTTCCTGGCTGAATACGATTCATTCCGCAAGGAGTTCGATACCGCGGTGTCGTATCAGTTCGATCTCGAAGCCTCGGTCGTTCTTGACCGGCCGGGTCTCCTGACGGTCGATCTCTCGGTCCAGTCTTATACCGGAGGCGCTCACGGCAACAGCATGACGCGCTACCTTGTTTTCGATACACGCACAGGCAGGCGACTCGGGCTCGTCGACGTTTTTCGCGAAGGATTCGAGGGCCCTCTGAACAGACTGATCGACAGACGGTATCGCGAAATGAGGTCGCTGTCGGAGACGGAGCGGCTCGACGGCGAAAAGGGGAGGCTTTTCGAGAATTACATTCACTTCAACGACAATTTCGCGTTGACTCCCGAGGGCGTGACCTTCTATTATAACAACTACGAAATAGCCGCCTATGCCTTCGGCCCCACGGTGATCGCGTTTTCCTACGGCGAGCTTGCGGATCTTGTGAAACCGGAATTCCGGAAAAGGTGA
- a CDS encoding DUF4282 domain-containing protein: MDNGKFFGKLFDFSFKEFISLQIVKYLYIIGIVFAGLSALGMIGVGVSDMQYSFLGGLVKVLFSPVFFVLMVLVVRLVLEALVATFRIAENTTKLIEVEERKS, from the coding sequence ATGGACAACGGCAAGTTTTTCGGCAAGCTTTTCGATTTTTCGTTCAAGGAATTCATATCGCTGCAGATCGTGAAATATCTCTACATTATAGGAATCGTTTTCGCGGGTCTTTCAGCGCTCGGGATGATCGGTGTCGGGGTTTCGGATATGCAGTATTCCTTCCTGGGGGGCCTGGTGAAGGTGTTGTTTTCGCCGGTTTTCTTCGTGCTCATGGTGCTCGTCGTCAGGCTCGTGCTCGAAGCTCTCGTGGCGACCTTCCGCATCGCCGAGAATACGACGAAACTGATAGAAGTCGAGGAGCGGAAGTCATGA
- the recD2 gene encoding SF1B family DNA helicase RecD2, with protein MNETLSDEPGQERLSGTVERITYHSEETGFSVLRVRVKGRREPVAVTGCLASVSAGEFVEASGEWVNDKTYGPQFRASELLIVPPATTEGIEKYLASGMVRGVGPHFAKVLVEAFGEEVFSVIERQPEKMLSLPGIGRKRMDMVVEAWHEQQAVRDIMVFLQSHGVGTARAVRIYKTYGERAIATVSSNPYRLVLDIQGIGFKTADAIASRLGIPRDSVARARAGLRHVLQEISSEGHCAATKKRLAAEAVELLGIGEELVVDAIRQEIVEGGVVQDEIGGEPCIYLAPVYRAERGVAEAIGLLRDGAAPWGEVDAAALDDVEAQTGLVLSRSQKEALSLALGSKLLVVTGGPGVGKTTILNAFLRIVRSLGQRVLLCAPTGRAAKRLSESTGIEARTIHRLLAFDPATFGFRHTRDNPLVADLVVVDEASMIDVSLMHALLSAVPRNAALIIVGDADQLPSVGPGAVLDDMIASGAVPVVRLTEVFRQAAQSRIIVNAHRINSGEMPLDNDGGGLTDFYFVEADTPGEIHSKLLEVVRNRIPAKFGFDPVRDIQVLSPMNRGGLGVASLNISLQKVLNPESRGGVMRYGTNYARGDKVIQQVNDYDKEVFNGDIGVILTVDEDDQLVMVDFDGREVGYAFGELDELGLAYATSIHKSQGSEYPAVVIPLAMQHYMLLRRNLLYTAVTRGRELVMIIGQKKALSMAVNNRDASVRLTNLAARIRRGCA; from the coding sequence ATGAACGAAACGTTGTCCGACGAACCAGGACAGGAAAGACTTTCCGGAACAGTTGAACGAATCACCTATCACAGTGAGGAAACAGGGTTCAGCGTGCTTCGGGTCAGGGTGAAGGGACGGCGGGAGCCCGTTGCCGTCACGGGTTGCCTCGCGTCTGTTTCCGCCGGTGAATTCGTCGAGGCGAGCGGTGAATGGGTCAACGACAAGACCTACGGCCCGCAGTTCAGGGCGAGCGAACTTCTGATCGTTCCTCCGGCGACGACTGAGGGAATAGAGAAATACCTCGCGTCCGGCATGGTCAGGGGGGTTGGGCCTCATTTCGCGAAGGTTCTGGTCGAAGCGTTCGGCGAGGAGGTGTTTTCGGTCATAGAGCGCCAGCCGGAAAAAATGCTGTCTCTTCCCGGCATCGGCCGCAAGCGCATGGATATGGTCGTCGAAGCCTGGCATGAGCAGCAGGCGGTTCGAGATATCATGGTCTTCCTTCAGTCGCACGGCGTGGGGACCGCGAGAGCCGTGCGGATATACAAGACCTATGGCGAGCGCGCCATCGCAACGGTCAGCTCCAATCCCTACAGGCTCGTGCTCGATATCCAGGGCATAGGGTTCAAAACCGCCGATGCCATAGCTTCACGGCTCGGTATCCCTCGGGATTCCGTCGCGCGCGCGCGCGCAGGCCTGCGCCATGTCTTGCAGGAAATTTCCTCGGAGGGCCACTGTGCCGCCACGAAAAAGCGGCTCGCGGCCGAAGCGGTCGAGCTGCTCGGCATCGGCGAAGAACTCGTCGTCGATGCGATCAGACAGGAGATTGTCGAGGGAGGAGTTGTTCAGGACGAGATAGGGGGCGAGCCATGCATCTACCTTGCTCCCGTCTACCGGGCCGAACGCGGCGTCGCCGAGGCCATCGGCTTGCTTCGCGACGGCGCGGCGCCCTGGGGAGAGGTGGATGCCGCCGCTCTTGATGATGTCGAAGCCCAAACAGGCCTGGTTCTTTCCCGATCGCAGAAGGAGGCCCTTTCCCTCGCGCTCGGCAGCAAGCTCCTCGTCGTCACGGGCGGTCCTGGCGTGGGCAAGACCACGATTCTCAACGCTTTTCTCCGCATCGTCCGGTCGCTCGGGCAGAGGGTGCTCCTGTGCGCGCCTACCGGCAGGGCGGCAAAAAGACTTTCCGAGTCTACAGGCATCGAAGCGCGCACCATTCACCGCTTGCTTGCGTTCGATCCGGCGACATTCGGTTTCAGACACACGAGAGACAACCCCCTTGTCGCCGATCTCGTGGTCGTAGACGAGGCGTCCATGATCGATGTTTCTCTCATGCACGCGCTGTTGTCTGCCGTTCCCCGCAACGCGGCGCTTATCATCGTAGGCGATGCGGACCAGCTTCCTTCCGTGGGGCCGGGTGCGGTGCTCGACGATATGATCGCGTCTGGTGCGGTGCCGGTCGTCAGGCTGACCGAGGTTTTCCGGCAGGCCGCCCAATCGAGGATTATCGTCAACGCTCACCGGATCAACAGCGGCGAAATGCCGCTCGACAACGACGGCGGAGGGCTGACGGATTTTTATTTCGTGGAGGCTGATACTCCCGGGGAAATTCATTCGAAGCTGCTGGAAGTGGTCCGGAACAGGATTCCCGCGAAATTCGGCTTCGATCCCGTAAGGGATATACAGGTGTTGAGCCCGATGAACCGGGGAGGTTTGGGAGTCGCTTCGCTCAACATCTCCCTGCAGAAAGTCCTCAATCCCGAAAGCAGGGGTGGCGTCATGCGGTATGGAACGAACTATGCCAGGGGCGACAAGGTGATCCAGCAGGTAAACGATTACGACAAGGAAGTGTTCAACGGCGATATAGGCGTCATTCTTACCGTTGACGAGGACGACCAACTCGTTATGGTGGATTTCGACGGTCGGGAGGTAGGTTATGCATTCGGTGAACTCGATGAACTGGGCCTGGCCTACGCCACAAGTATTCACAAGAGTCAGGGGTCCGAGTACCCCGCCGTCGTTATTCCACTTGCCATGCAGCACTACATGCTGCTCCGGAGGAACCTGCTCTACACGGCTGTAACGAGGGGCCGCGAGCTGGTGATGATAATCGGGCAGAAAAAAGCGCTTTCCATGGCCGTGAATAATCGCGACGCCTCGGTCCGCCTCACCAATCTCGCGGCAAGGATCCGGCGCGGATGCGCCTAA
- a CDS encoding cation diffusion facilitator family transporter, which translates to MGHHQHHNASGRNIRTAFFLNLGFTAVEFIGGIVTNSTAILADAVHDLGDSVALGQAWYFERLSGEKGNRRYTYGYRRFSILGAILSTAVLLGSSLFVIVEALPRIFDPQPVHAEGMAVLAVFGIAVNGLAMSRLSKDSGMNARTVALHLLEDVLGWAAVLVTAIVLLFADIPVLDPILALGITVYILTGVVRNLMKLVPVLLQAAPEEIDIEALEEEILNMEHVRSAHHAHLWSMDGRQAVFSVHLDVDKPLSPAEYRSVKEAMRDLVEKYGIHHSTVEIEFPEEPCRNSEDGPCS; encoded by the coding sequence ATGGGACACCACCAGCATCATAACGCATCCGGTCGCAATATCCGGACAGCCTTTTTCCTCAATCTCGGCTTCACGGCCGTCGAATTCATCGGTGGCATTGTCACCAACAGCACCGCGATTCTTGCCGATGCGGTCCACGACCTGGGAGACAGCGTGGCGCTCGGGCAGGCATGGTACTTCGAGCGGCTTTCGGGTGAAAAAGGCAACCGGCGCTACACCTACGGGTACCGGAGATTCTCGATTCTGGGAGCGATCCTCAGCACCGCGGTTCTTCTCGGAAGTTCACTCTTCGTTATCGTCGAAGCCCTGCCGAGGATATTCGACCCCCAGCCCGTCCACGCCGAAGGCATGGCGGTGCTCGCTGTTTTCGGCATCGCGGTAAACGGCCTTGCCATGTCCCGTCTTTCGAAAGACAGCGGAATGAACGCACGGACAGTCGCCCTGCACCTGCTCGAAGACGTCCTTGGCTGGGCAGCCGTGCTCGTCACGGCCATCGTGCTTCTCTTCGCCGACATTCCCGTTCTCGACCCCATCCTCGCGCTTGGCATAACCGTGTACATTCTTACGGGCGTCGTGAGGAACCTCATGAAACTCGTTCCCGTTCTCCTGCAGGCGGCGCCGGAAGAAATCGATATCGAGGCGCTCGAGGAGGAAATCCTGAACATGGAGCATGTCCGATCCGCTCACCATGCGCATCTGTGGTCCATGGACGGTCGACAGGCGGTGTTTTCCGTTCACCTCGATGTCGATAAGCCCCTTTCGCCCGCTGAGTACCGAAGCGTCAAGGAGGCCATGCGGGATCTTGTCGAAAAATACGGCATCCATCATTCGACGGTTGAGATCGAGTTCCCCGAAGAACCCTGCAGAAACAGCGAAGACGGCCCGTGCAGTTAG